A window of the Cystobacter fuscus genome harbors these coding sequences:
- a CDS encoding AAA family ATPase: MTGGLRVELLRVQGFGHFSDYELELRPGLNLLYGPNEAGKSTLLAFLQGMLFGFDKKGRAEPRYEPEVGGRAGELFVSAATGSLVVKRIKKTVKVLDARGHELSASRLDEALAHVSRELFCEVFAFGLDELSSFERLSQEDGVSRALFAAGLRGARRLPEVEKHLEKRAGELFKKTGKNPELNQVLQQLEEVRQRLGELKDRPARYFQERERLLSLGGEREETQRLLESCTRELRRLSRLEEALGDLSTLARLDEEWAWLPDLSSFPSEGVPRLEALLRRAKELRAEHSRLEALLGAVEEERGPLSSAMLAREREEALRSAWGAFTARAELLRALPGRRSALDARHQDVERAVEGLGLEVDLTGLLALELGAAARGALEALAERLSKVEGERREAEVALVRARGERERILSSLARLQAERARLPDVSTAEIRQRQVALGRVKLLRMEREQVVAQRTELQQRLQSLRATSEPEPGPAPSPLGTWLGVGLAVVLVLGVGVSSGAAAGALATLGALLLAVPLVLGHQGAVRSHQRMAEAHVARQRQHAQEMARVQSALDSLMGRRVAVERELALAASEAGVAADDPVAGLALMEATLADALRQAERVEHLGREREGRQAEVDAAGREVQVAEKAGQRAEMQVRTLRGELSLVLDARGFPANLSAQRALELWRDAAELRRRLVELNVEERVLAADESGCQAVVARLYEEARAVGLPEGGTVEALASRVASALEEQKAREARLRELRARAEDLSGERTRFLRLWEAEERAVEALLAQGGADSEESFRQGARRAERFEELTGQRRELRSRVEAATGLTAEVARAAIEEQGGEERLRERLGQLRILEPAYAERLKQLHTDYGSARSQLERWEGDEELARLRTQEERLRARAAELATRYAKDRLALALLARARRRFEQEQQPRVIQLASEHFAALTEGRYRRVFVPAGDSRELRVTGARRDWSPEELSRGTREQLYLAFRLAVIQDFGETRGALPLMVDDILVNFDPRRARGTLELLARLSTHHQVIAFTCHPWLRELFEDKGARVVELPSSGEAVPARWDSPGGVAPLERRAVNR, translated from the coding sequence ATGACGGGGGGGCTGCGGGTCGAGCTGTTGCGCGTCCAGGGCTTTGGTCACTTCTCGGACTACGAGCTGGAGCTACGGCCGGGTCTCAACCTGCTGTACGGGCCCAACGAGGCGGGCAAGAGCACGCTGCTCGCGTTCCTCCAGGGCATGTTGTTCGGCTTCGACAAGAAGGGCCGCGCGGAGCCCCGGTACGAGCCCGAGGTGGGAGGGCGCGCGGGTGAGTTGTTCGTGAGCGCGGCCACGGGCTCCCTGGTGGTGAAGCGCATCAAGAAGACGGTGAAGGTGTTGGATGCGCGGGGGCACGAGCTGAGCGCCTCGCGGCTGGACGAGGCGCTGGCGCACGTCTCCCGGGAGCTGTTCTGCGAGGTCTTCGCCTTCGGTCTGGATGAGCTGTCCAGCTTCGAGCGCCTGTCCCAGGAGGACGGGGTCTCCCGGGCGCTGTTCGCCGCGGGGCTGAGGGGCGCGCGCCGGCTGCCCGAGGTGGAGAAGCACCTGGAGAAGCGGGCCGGAGAGCTCTTCAAGAAGACGGGCAAGAACCCCGAGCTCAACCAGGTGCTCCAGCAACTGGAGGAGGTCCGTCAACGGCTCGGCGAGCTGAAGGATCGGCCGGCGCGCTACTTCCAGGAGCGTGAGCGGCTGCTGTCGCTGGGCGGGGAGCGCGAGGAGACGCAGCGGCTGCTGGAGAGCTGCACGCGCGAGCTGCGGCGGCTGTCCCGGTTGGAGGAGGCGCTGGGCGACCTGAGCACCCTGGCGAGGCTCGACGAGGAATGGGCGTGGCTGCCCGACCTGTCATCCTTCCCGAGTGAGGGAGTGCCCCGGTTGGAGGCGTTGCTGCGACGTGCCAAGGAGTTGCGGGCGGAGCACTCCCGGTTGGAGGCGTTGCTCGGGGCAGTGGAGGAGGAGCGCGGCCCGTTGTCCTCCGCCATGCTGGCGCGCGAGCGGGAGGAGGCCCTGCGCTCGGCGTGGGGGGCCTTCACCGCGAGGGCCGAGCTGCTGCGGGCGCTCCCCGGACGGCGCTCGGCGCTCGATGCCCGGCACCAGGACGTGGAGCGGGCGGTGGAAGGGCTGGGCCTGGAGGTGGACCTGACCGGGCTGTTGGCCCTGGAGCTGGGCGCGGCGGCGCGTGGCGCCCTGGAGGCCCTCGCCGAGCGGCTGTCCAAGGTGGAGGGCGAGCGGCGCGAGGCGGAAGTGGCGCTCGTCCGGGCCCGGGGGGAGCGTGAGCGCATCCTGTCCTCGCTGGCGCGGCTCCAGGCGGAGCGGGCGCGGCTTCCGGACGTCTCCACGGCGGAGATCCGCCAGCGGCAGGTGGCGCTGGGGCGGGTGAAGTTGCTGCGGATGGAGCGCGAGCAGGTGGTGGCGCAGCGCACCGAGTTGCAGCAGCGGCTCCAGTCGCTGCGAGCCACGTCCGAGCCCGAGCCCGGACCGGCTCCCTCGCCCCTGGGGACGTGGCTCGGCGTGGGACTGGCGGTGGTGCTCGTCCTCGGGGTGGGCGTCTCCTCGGGCGCGGCGGCGGGGGCCCTGGCCACCCTGGGCGCGCTGTTGCTCGCCGTGCCGCTGGTCCTCGGGCACCAGGGGGCCGTGAGGAGCCACCAACGCATGGCCGAGGCCCACGTCGCGCGCCAGCGTCAGCACGCGCAGGAGATGGCCCGGGTGCAGTCGGCGCTGGACTCCCTCATGGGGCGGCGCGTGGCGGTGGAGCGGGAGCTGGCGCTGGCCGCGAGCGAGGCGGGGGTGGCCGCGGATGATCCGGTGGCCGGGCTCGCCTTGATGGAAGCGACGCTGGCGGATGCGCTGCGGCAGGCCGAGCGGGTGGAGCACCTCGGCCGCGAGCGCGAGGGTCGCCAGGCGGAGGTGGATGCCGCGGGGCGCGAGGTGCAGGTGGCGGAGAAGGCGGGGCAGCGGGCCGAGATGCAGGTGCGCACGCTCCGGGGAGAGCTGTCGCTCGTGCTCGATGCGCGGGGGTTTCCCGCGAACCTCTCCGCGCAGCGGGCGCTGGAGCTGTGGCGTGACGCGGCCGAGCTGCGGCGGCGGCTGGTGGAGCTGAACGTGGAGGAGCGGGTCCTGGCCGCGGACGAGTCGGGCTGCCAGGCCGTGGTGGCCCGGTTGTACGAGGAGGCCCGGGCGGTGGGGCTTCCGGAGGGCGGCACGGTCGAGGCGCTGGCCTCGCGGGTGGCCTCGGCCCTGGAGGAGCAGAAGGCGCGGGAGGCGCGGCTGCGGGAGCTGCGCGCGCGCGCGGAGGACCTGTCCGGGGAGCGGACCCGGTTCTTGCGTCTGTGGGAGGCCGAGGAGCGGGCCGTGGAGGCGCTGCTGGCCCAGGGTGGCGCGGACTCGGAGGAGTCCTTCCGCCAGGGGGCGCGGCGGGCGGAGCGCTTCGAGGAACTCACGGGGCAGCGGCGCGAGCTGCGTTCGCGGGTCGAGGCCGCCACGGGCCTGACGGCGGAGGTGGCGCGTGCGGCCATCGAGGAGCAGGGGGGCGAGGAGCGGCTGCGCGAGCGGCTGGGGCAGTTGCGCATCCTGGAGCCGGCCTACGCCGAGCGCCTCAAGCAGTTGCACACGGACTATGGCTCCGCCCGGAGCCAGCTCGAGCGCTGGGAGGGGGACGAGGAGCTGGCGCGGCTGCGCACGCAGGAGGAGCGGCTGCGGGCACGGGCCGCGGAGCTGGCCACGCGCTACGCGAAGGACCGGCTGGCGCTGGCCCTGTTGGCGCGGGCGCGGCGGCGCTTCGAGCAGGAGCAGCAGCCGCGCGTCATCCAGCTCGCCTCGGAGCACTTCGCGGCGCTGACGGAGGGCCGTTACCGCCGTGTGTTCGTTCCGGCGGGGGACTCGCGGGAGCTGCGGGTGACTGGAGCGCGGCGGGACTGGAGCCCCGAGGAGCTGTCACGGGGCACGCGGGAGCAGCTCTACCTGGCGTTCCGGCTGGCGGTCATCCAGGACTTCGGCGAGACGCGTGGCGCGTTGCCGCTCATGGTGGACGACATCCTGGTCAACTTCGATCCCCGACGCGCGCGCGGCACGCTGGAGCTGCTCGCCCGGTTGTCCACGCACCATCAGGTCATCGCCTTCACCTGCCACCCCTGGCTGCGCGAGCTCTTCGAGGACAAGGGCGCCCGGGTGGTGGAGCTCCC